One Notolabrus celidotus isolate fNotCel1 chromosome 16, fNotCel1.pri, whole genome shotgun sequence DNA window includes the following coding sequences:
- the LOC117827883 gene encoding focal adhesion kinase 1-like isoform X10, giving the protein MATAYMDPNLNHALLGGAKSRLSAGGSDRTMAGSVDRVLKVFHHFETNTEHSCWSSNIRYGDATDVRGIIQKILDIHKVRWTSCFGLRLTNSQSRDQVHWLHPDMGVSHVREKYEQARPNEEWRYELRIRYLPKGFVQQFTEDKPTLNYFYHQVKNDYMTEIGDQVEQDVALKLGCLEIRRFFKEMRGNALDKKSNYELLEKDVGLRRFFPKDLLDSVKAKTLRKLIQQTFKQVANLNDEQCTLKFLEILAPIYRYDKECFKCALGSSWVIQVELAIGPEEGISYLTDKGSTPTHLANFNQVQSIQYSAMEEKDRKGMLQLNVAGAAEPLTVTTASLNMAENLADLIDGYCRLFSNETQSFIMRAQKEGERALPSIPKVSNNEKKLEAVRSGVRAISVSEDLSGDETDDYAEIVDEEDTYTMPSICYGVVEARDYEIQRDRIELGRCIGEGQFGDVHQGEYNSPDKPSLPVAIKTCKNCTSDSVREKFLQEALTMRQFDHPHIVKLIGVITENPVWIIMELCTLGELRSFLQVRKYSLDLATLILFAYQLSTALAYLESKRFVHRDIAARNVLVSSLDCVMLGDFGLSRYMEDSSYYKASKGKLPIKWMAPESINFRRFTSASDVWMFGVCMWEILMYGIKPFQGVKNNDVIGRIENGERLAMPPQCPPTLYSLMTKCWSYDPSKRPRFTELKTQLSTILEEEKLQQEERQRMEMRRQVTVSWDSGGSDEAPPKPSRPGYPSPRSSEGFFSSPQLNHFPPSAHGGVGGVGGSYPPSDSWNQHRPEHTALWSPNVEDSGCVGHAMMEERLMMQQQQMEDDQRWLEQEESFMKTESRNSRGSIDREDGTLQAPGGSQHIYQPVGKPEHVAPPKKPPRPGAPCHLGNLASLGPIDSYNEGVKLQPQEISPPPTANLDRSNDKVYENVTGLVKAVIEMSNRIQPAAPEEYVPMVKEVGLALRTLLATVDETLPVLPASTHREIEMAQKLLNSDLAELISKMKLAQQYVMTSLQKDYKKQMLMAAHALAVDAKNLLDVIDQSRLKMITQPRPH; this is encoded by the exons ATGGCCACGGCCTACATGGACCCCAACCTGAACCATGCCCTCCTGGGAGGAGCCAAGTCTCGGCTGAGTGCAGGGGGGTCGGATCGAACCATGGCTGGCTCCGTGGACAGGGTTCTGAAAGTCTTCCATCACTTTGAAACTAACactgaacacagctgttggTCCTCTAATATCAGATATGGAGACGCAACTGATGTCAGG GGTATCATCCAGAAGATCCTGGACATCCACAAAGTGCGCTGGACATCTTGTTTTGGCCTGCGGCTCACCAACAGCCAATCCAGAGACCAGGTGCACTGGCTCCACCCTGATATGGGTGTTTCACACGTCAGAGAGAAATATGAACAGGCACGACCAAACGAGGAGTGGAG GTATGAATTAAGGATCCGGTATCTTCCAAAGGGCTTTGTTCAGCAGTTTACAGAAGACAAACCCACGCTCAACTACTTCTACCACCAG GTGAAGAATGACTACATGACAGAGATCGGGGATCAAGTGGAACAAGATGTAGCTCTTAAACTTGGCTGTCTAGAAATCAG GAGGTTCTtcaaagagatgagaggaaacGCCCTGGACAAGAAATCCAACTATGAGCTACTGGA GAAGGACGTCGGTTTGAGGCGCTTTTTCCCAAAAGATTTGTTGGATTCAGTCAAG GCCAAAACCCTCCGAAAGTTGATTCAGCAGACATTTAAGCAGGTAGCCAATCTGAACGACGAGCAGTGCACCCTCAAGTTTTTGGAAATTCTTGCACCCATCTACCGCTACGACAAGGAGTGCTTCAAATGTGCCCTGGGG TCCAGCTGGGTGATTCAGGTGGAGTTAGCTATCGGCCCAGAGGAGGGGATTAGCTACCTCACTGACAAGGGATCCACA CCCACCCATCTAGCCAACTTTAACCAAGTTCAGTCCATCCAGTACTCAGCGATGGAGGAGAAGGACAGGAAAGGGATGCTACAGCTCAATGTGGCTGGAGCCGCTGAG ccTCTCACTGTTACGACAGCATCACTCAACATGGCGGAGAActtggctgacttgattgacggcTATTGTCGACTCTTCTCCAATGAAACTCAGTCATTCATCATGAGAGCACAGAAAG agggagagagagcactTCCTTCCATCCCAAA ggtGTCCAATAATGAGAAGAAGTTGGAGGCAGTCAGGAGTGGAGTAAGAGCCATCTCTGTCTCAG AGGATCTTAGCGGGGATG agactgatgACTATGCAGAGATAGTGGATGAAGAGGACACATACACCATGCCCTCAA TCTGCTATGGAGTAGTTGAAG cgCGGGATTATGAGATCCAGAGGGACAGGATAGAGCTGGGCCGCTGCATAGGAGAGGGTCAGTTTGGAGATGTACACCAAGGAGAGTATAACAGCCCG GACAAACCATCTCTACCTGTCGCCATTAAGACGTGTAAGAACTGTACGTCAGACAGTGTCAGAGAAAAGTTCCTGCAAGAAGCAT TGACAATGCGTCAGTTTGACCATCCCCACATTGTGAAGCTAATCGGAGTGATCACAGAAAACCCTGTGTGGATCATCATGGAGCTCTGTACTCTTGGAGAG TTGCGTTCGTTCCTCCAGGTGAGGAAGTATAGTTTGGATTTAGCTACGCTCATTCTGTTTGCCTACCAGCTCAGCACAGCACTGGCATATCTGGAGAGTAAACGCTTTGTACACAg GGACATAGCCGCCCGAAATGTGTTGGTCTCATCCCTGGACTGTGTGATGCTCGGAGACTTTGGTCTATCACGATACATGGAGGACAGCTCGTATTACAAAG cTTCTAAAGGTAAACTTCCCATCAAATGGATGGCTCCTGAATCCATCAACTTCAGGAGATTCACCTCTGCAAGTGACGTGTGGATGTTTG gtgtgtgtatgtgggagattTTGATGTACGGCATAAAGCCTTTCCAGGGGGTGAAGAATAATGACGTGATTGGCAGGATAGAGAATGGCGAGCGATTGGCTATGCCTCCACAGTGCCCTCCCACTCTCTACAGTTTGATGACCAAATGTTGGTCGTATGACCCCAGCAAGCGGCCGAGATTCACTGAGCTCAAAACACAACTCAG CACCATACTGGAAGAGGAGAAGCTTCAGCAAGAGGAGAGACAACGAATGGAGATGAGGAGACAAGTGACGGTGTCTTGGGACTCTGGAGGCTCTGATGAAGCACCGCCTAAA CCCAGTAGACCAGGTTACCCCAGTCCTCGCTCCAGTGAAGGCTTCTTCTCCAGCCCCCAACTCAACCACTTCCCg CCATCAGCCCATGGTGGTGTGGGAGGAGTGGGAGGCAGCTATCCTCCTTCTGATTCCTGGAACCAGCACAGACCTGAACACACTGCACTGTGGAGCCCTAATGTGGAG GACAGTGGATGTGTCGGCCATGCTATGATGGAGGAGAGGCTgatgatgcagcagcagcagatggagGACGACCAGCGGTggctggagcaggaggagagcttCATG AAGACAGAGTCCAGAAATAGCAGAGGAAGCATCGACCGAGAGGATGGCACACTACAAGCACCG GGAGGAAGCCAACATATCTACCAGCCTGTGGGGAAACCAG AACATGTAGCACCTCCCAAAAAACCACCTCGCCCTGGAGCTCCTTGTCACTTAGGCAACCTGGCCAGCCTCGGCCCCATTGACAGCTACAATGAGGGAGTGAAG CTGCAGCCGCAGGAGATCAGCCCGCCTCCCACCGCAAACTTGGATCGTTCAAACGACAAAGTCTATGAGAACGTGACGGGATTGGTTAAAGCTGTGATTGAGATGTCCAATAGGATTCAGCCTGCAGCCCCTGAGGAGTACGTCCCCATGGTTAAG gaGGTGGGTCTGGCACTGAGAACTCTGCTAGCAACAGTCGATGAGACACTTCCTGTGCTGCCAGccagcacacacagagag ATTGAGATGGCCCAGAAGTTGCTGAATTCAGATTTGGCCGAGTTAATATCAAAGATGAAACTGGCCCAGCAGTATGTCATGACAAG TTTACAAAAAGACTACAAGAAACAGATGCTTATGGCAGCTCACGCCCTCGCAGTCGACGCCAAGAACCTACTGGATGTCATCGACCAATCGCGGCTCAAGATGATCACCCAGCCCCGCCCTCATTAG